One window of Sphingobacteriales bacterium genomic DNA carries:
- a CDS encoding saccharopine dehydrogenase NADP-binding domain-containing protein: MKKILVLGAGKSATDLIHYLLQHAPANDWEVTVGDYDLHTALQKVGNHPNGRAVFFDVHDVVTRVNYISDCDIVASVLPANFHILVANDCLRFGKHLITPSYISPQERMLDEQFRQAGLLFMGEIGLDPGIDHLSLMKLIHHLRAQNAQITEVRSFCGALIAPESDNNPWHYKFTWAPMNVVLAGQGGTAQFFQNGKPRYIPYNRLFSQFETYEVEHHGNFEAYANRDSLPYRKTYQIEDVPTLLRGTLRKQGYCMAWQALIQIGLTDNQLLLPKNSPMTFADLTESFIPEHYTGTTEQRTAALLGNLATERVMSNLRWLGIFDQIPISPNAATPAQALLELLSDKWQLSPDDKDMIVMLHKVNYRLNGKNYAHTSTMVVKGKDADNTAIAATVGLPMAMMVKLVLSGNLQLTGVHIPTMPEVYEPILAELAGYGISFTDVNLEE, from the coding sequence ATGAAAAAGATTTTGGTTTTAGGCGCAGGAAAATCTGCCACCGATTTAATACACTATCTCTTACAACATGCACCCGCCAACGATTGGGAAGTTACCGTTGGAGACTATGACCTCCACACCGCCCTTCAGAAAGTGGGCAACCATCCCAACGGCAGGGCTGTTTTTTTCGATGTTCACGATGTCGTTACACGGGTAAACTATATCAGCGATTGTGATATTGTCGCTTCCGTTTTGCCCGCCAATTTTCATATTCTGGTGGCAAATGATTGCCTCCGTTTTGGAAAACACCTGATTACACCGTCCTATATTTCTCCTCAGGAACGGATGTTGGACGAACAGTTCCGGCAGGCGGGGTTGTTGTTTATGGGTGAAATAGGGTTAGACCCGGGCATTGACCATCTAAGTCTGATGAAACTCATTCACCACCTCCGGGCGCAAAATGCTCAAATTACGGAGGTGCGCTCTTTTTGCGGTGCGCTCATCGCCCCCGAATCCGACAACAACCCCTGGCACTATAAGTTTACCTGGGCACCGATGAACGTAGTCCTTGCCGGACAAGGCGGAACGGCACAATTTTTTCAAAACGGCAAACCTCGCTACATCCCCTACAACCGCTTGTTTTCGCAGTTTGAAACCTACGAAGTAGAACATCACGGGAATTTTGAAGCCTACGCCAACCGCGACTCGCTACCCTACCGCAAAACCTACCAAATCGAAGACGTACCCACCCTTTTGCGGGGAACATTGCGAAAACAAGGGTATTGTATGGCATGGCAGGCCCTGATTCAAATAGGGCTGACAGACAACCAACTGCTACTGCCCAAAAACAGCCCGATGACTTTTGCCGACCTGACCGAATCGTTTATCCCCGAACACTATACCGGAACCACGGAACAGCGAACCGCCGCTTTGCTCGGCAATCTCGCAACTGAACGGGTGATGTCCAACCTCCGTTGGCTCGGAATTTTTGACCAAATCCCCATCAGCCCCAACGCAGCCACTCCCGCACAAGCCCTGTTGGAACTGTTGTCCGACAAGTGGCAGTTGTCGCCGGACGATAAAGACATGATTGTCATGCTCCACAAGGTAAACTACCGCCTGAACGGGAAAAACTACGCCCATACTTCGACAATGGTGGTCAAAGGCAAGGATGCAGACAATACCGCCATAGCCGCAACCGTAGGTTTGCCGATGGCAATGATGGTTAAATTAGTGTTGAGCGGCAACTTGCAGCTAACCGGAGTCCATATTCCTACCATGCCGGAGGTCTATGAACCCATCCTTGCCGAACTTGCCGGATACGGAATTTCATTTACCGATGTAAACCTCGAAGAGTAG
- a CDS encoding ABC transporter ATP-binding protein translates to MFKLDLQNVGKRYRLEWIFQNVSYSFESGTAYAVLGGNGTGKSTLLQIICGSLMPTKGTVLYQSEGKTIENTETYRYLSLAAPYLELIEEFSLVELIRFQLQFKPFVSGFKETDLIELLQLSHARHKRISFFSSGMKQRVKLGLAVLADCPLLLLDEPTTNLDSRAVDWYLSIIEQFAKDKLVVIASNQPVEYSFCQQFLTISDFSPNKIPAE, encoded by the coding sequence ATGTTTAAATTAGATTTGCAAAATGTCGGAAAACGGTATCGCCTCGAATGGATCTTCCAAAACGTCAGCTATTCGTTTGAAAGCGGCACAGCCTATGCTGTTTTAGGAGGAAACGGAACCGGCAAATCCACATTGCTCCAAATAATTTGCGGAAGCCTCATGCCCACAAAAGGAACCGTTCTGTATCAATCTGAAGGCAAAACCATCGAAAACACAGAAACTTACCGCTATCTGAGTTTGGCAGCCCCCTATCTCGAACTGATTGAAGAGTTTTCATTGGTCGAATTAATCAGGTTTCAGCTTCAGTTCAAACCTTTTGTCAGCGGATTTAAAGAAACCGACCTCATCGAACTGTTGCAGCTTAGTCATGCCCGGCATAAACGCATCTCTTTCTTTTCTTCGGGAATGAAACAAAGGGTAAAATTAGGTTTGGCTGTTTTGGCAGACTGCCCCTTGCTTTTATTGGACGAGCCAACCACAAACCTCGACAGCCGGGCAGTTGATTGGTATCTGTCCATCATTGAACAATTTGCCAAAGATAAATTAGTCGTTATTGCATCAAACCAACCGGTCGAATATAGCTTTTGCCAACAGTTTCTGACCATCAGCGATTTTAGCCCGAATAAAATACCGGCAGAATAA
- the pdxH gene encoding pyridoxamine 5'-phosphate oxidase, with protein sequence MKKSLKEVAHLRKNYSTAGLNEESVKSNPFEQFEIWFEEALQEDFIEHNAMFLATATPNGIPSIRTVLLKGFSEQGLIFFTNYHSRKGNELTQNPEAAILFYWDKLERQVRIEGKAERLSESESEEYFNTRPYGSRIGALASPQSQVIASRQQLEEKVKALTEQYDENAVIPRPEYWGGYRIIPQVFEFWQGQTNRLHDRIRYTLQPSGNWLIERLAP encoded by the coding sequence ATGAAAAAATCATTAAAAGAAGTCGCGCATTTGCGAAAGAACTATTCAACAGCCGGACTCAACGAAGAATCGGTCAAATCCAACCCTTTCGAACAGTTTGAAATCTGGTTTGAAGAAGCGTTGCAGGAAGATTTCATCGAACACAACGCCATGTTTTTGGCTACTGCAACGCCAAACGGTATTCCTTCCATCCGAACCGTGTTGTTAAAAGGTTTTTCGGAGCAAGGGCTGATTTTCTTTACCAACTACCATAGCCGTAAGGGCAACGAACTGACCCAAAATCCGGAGGCGGCCATTCTTTTCTATTGGGACAAACTCGAACGACAGGTTCGGATAGAAGGGAAGGCAGAACGACTGTCTGAATCTGAATCTGAAGAATATTTTAACACCCGTCCGTATGGCAGCCGCATCGGTGCGTTGGCTTCCCCTCAAAGTCAGGTGATTGCTTCGCGTCAACAGTTAGAAGAAAAGGTAAAAGCCCTGACGGAGCAGTACGATGAAAATGCGGTGATCCCCCGTCCGGAATATTGGGGAGGCTATCGCATCATTCCGCAGGTATTTGAATTTTGGCAGGGGCAAACCAACCGTTTGCATGACCGAATCCGCTACACCCTGCAACCTTCCGGCAACTGGCTGATAGAAAGATTGGCTCCCTGA
- the lpxD gene encoding UDP-3-O-(3-hydroxymyristoyl)glucosamine N-acyltransferase — protein sequence MQLSALELSLLLNGQLEGNPEVRVSRLAKIEEALPGDVSFIANPKYERFVKTTGASVLIVNRDFEAELSQNIVLIRVEDAYASFTRLLELHSRLNRPKGIEQPCFIHSEAQIGEDVYVGAFAYIGKNAVIGHQSLIYPQTYIGDNVQIGANTLICAGVKIYEGCQIGNRCIIHSGAVIGSDGFGFAPQPDGSYKKIPQTGIVIVEDAVEIGANTCIDRATMGATVIRNGVKLDNLIQIAHNVEIDEHTVIAAQAGISGSTKVGRFCMIGGQAGLVGHLTVANRTKINAQSGVTKSVEKEGQFLSGSPAFEFRNQMRAYSIFKQLPELESRFKALENRVNSAG from the coding sequence ATGCAATTAAGCGCACTTGAATTAAGCCTGTTGTTAAACGGTCAGTTAGAAGGCAATCCGGAGGTCCGGGTTAGTCGTTTAGCAAAAATTGAAGAAGCCCTGCCGGGAGATGTCAGTTTTATTGCAAATCCAAAATACGAACGGTTTGTCAAAACCACAGGCGCATCTGTTTTGATAGTCAACCGGGATTTTGAAGCCGAATTGTCGCAAAACATAGTCCTCATACGGGTCGAAGATGCCTATGCTTCATTTACCCGTTTATTGGAATTGCATAGCCGCCTTAATCGCCCGAAAGGTATTGAACAGCCTTGTTTTATACATTCCGAAGCTCAGATTGGCGAAGATGTGTATGTCGGTGCATTTGCCTATATCGGAAAAAATGCGGTGATTGGCCACCAAAGCCTGATTTACCCGCAAACCTATATCGGCGACAACGTGCAAATCGGAGCGAATACCCTGATTTGTGCAGGGGTCAAAATTTATGAAGGATGTCAGATTGGAAACCGCTGCATCATACATAGCGGGGCGGTCATTGGCAGCGACGGGTTCGGGTTTGCCCCTCAACCGGACGGCTCTTACAAAAAAATTCCTCAGACGGGCATTGTCATTGTAGAAGATGCCGTTGAAATCGGAGCCAATACTTGTATAGACCGCGCAACGATGGGAGCAACCGTAATTAGAAACGGGGTAAAATTAGATAACCTCATTCAGATTGCCCACAATGTAGAGATAGACGAACATACCGTCATTGCCGCTCAGGCAGGCATTTCCGGCAGCACAAAAGTCGGCAGATTTTGTATGATTGGCGGGCAGGCAGGTTTGGTAGGGCATCTCACCGTGGCCAACCGCACCAAAATCAATGCGCAAAGCGGAGTTACCAAATCGGTCGAAAAAGAAGGACAGTTTTTAAGCGGCTCCCCTGCCTTTGAATTTAGAAATCAGATGCGGGCTTACAGCATTTTTAAACAACTACCCGAATTAGAAAGCCGGTTTAAGGCACTTGAAAACCGGGTTAATTCAGCAGGATAA
- the rfaD gene encoding ADP-glyceromanno-heptose 6-epimerase: protein MIIVTGAGGFIGSCLTISLNELGRTDLILVDDFDLLGKKKNLTNCKYLGWVQREAFLSWIRSNYQQIEMVFHLGARTDTTDFNTEVFDRLNLNYSKRVWQFCTEYQIPLLYASSAATYGAGEYGYEDRHDLVASFKPLNPYAHSKNDFDLWAIAQTQTPPVWYGMKFFNVYGPNEYHKQRMASVVFHAFNQIQATGKVKLFRSHKPGVEDGKQLRDFVYVKDVVSVCLWMMKHQIAQNGLYNLGTGVARSFVDLANAVFNAMQLNPVIEFIDMPADIRETYQYFTEANIQKLISAGYYTPFQTLEEGVNDYVVNYLIPGKYR from the coding sequence ATGATTATTGTTACCGGCGCAGGAGGGTTTATCGGCAGTTGTTTAACCATCAGCCTGAACGAACTCGGACGAACAGATTTAATTTTGGTGGATGATTTTGATTTGTTGGGCAAGAAAAAAAATCTGACCAATTGCAAATATCTGGGGTGGGTACAACGCGAAGCTTTTTTGAGCTGGATTCGTTCCAACTATCAGCAAATTGAAATGGTCTTCCATCTCGGTGCCCGAACCGATACCACAGACTTTAATACGGAGGTGTTCGACCGGCTCAACCTCAACTATTCCAAAAGAGTTTGGCAGTTTTGCACCGAATATCAAATTCCGTTGCTCTATGCCTCGTCTGCGGCAACTTATGGTGCCGGTGAATATGGATATGAAGACCGCCACGACCTCGTTGCTTCGTTTAAACCACTCAATCCTTATGCCCATTCGAAAAACGATTTTGATTTATGGGCAATTGCTCAAACCCAAACTCCGCCTGTTTGGTACGGAATGAAGTTTTTTAACGTTTATGGTCCCAACGAATATCACAAACAACGCATGGCATCTGTTGTTTTTCATGCTTTTAATCAAATTCAGGCAACCGGTAAGGTCAAACTGTTTCGCTCGCACAAACCCGGGGTGGAAGACGGAAAACAACTTCGCGATTTTGTGTATGTCAAAGACGTGGTTTCGGTTTGCCTTTGGATGATGAAACATCAAATTGCCCAAAACGGATTGTATAATCTCGGAACAGGGGTTGCCCGTTCTTTTGTTGATTTGGCAAATGCCGTTTTTAACGCCATGCAGCTCAACCCGGTTATTGAATTTATTGACATGCCCGCCGATATCCGGGAAACCTATCAGTATTTTACCGAAGCCAATATCCAAAAACTCATCTCCGCCGGCTATTACACCCCTTTTCAAACGCTGGAAGAAGGGGTAAACGATTATGTGGTCAATTATCTGATTCCCGGTAAATATCGTTAA
- a CDS encoding bifunctional UDP-3-O-[3-hydroxymyristoyl] N-acetylglucosamine deacetylase/3-hydroxyacyl-ACP dehydratase has translation MNLYQQTIGKPVSLSGKGLHTGKQATLTFRPAEPDFGIQFCRTDLAESPTIKADADFVINTLRSTTLSNNGATVITTEHALSALMGLQIDNVLIEINNEEVPILDGSAQPFINALTEAGTVVQETERRFLMLDEPFHFTYPPTGSEYVALPSTELQMTTLIDFNQPVIGKQYAAMNSIGEFASQIAPARTFCFLSEVETLMQNNLIKGGSLDNAIVYADLTPSDEMLQKLAVLTGFDNLKVQKEGYLNNVELNFNNEAARHKLLDVVGDLALLGSPLKARVFNTKPGHAANIAFVKELKKYFRKKSQETAPAYDPNQTPLYDVTAVQKLLPHRPPFLLIDKIMLLTKERVIGVKNVTINEPFFTGHFPGQPVMPGVLIVEAMAQAGGALVMQSVPDPENYLTFFLKIDNVRFRKPVVPGDTLIFELKLLADIRRGIAEMDGFAYVGNKLVTEARLVAQISKRKNA, from the coding sequence ATGAATCTTTATCAGCAAACCATCGGCAAACCGGTTTCACTCAGTGGAAAAGGACTGCATACCGGTAAACAGGCCACACTCACGTTTCGCCCTGCCGAACCCGATTTCGGCATTCAATTTTGCAGAACAGACTTGGCCGAAAGTCCAACCATCAAAGCAGATGCCGATTTTGTCATCAACACCCTCAGAAGTACAACACTCAGCAATAACGGGGCAACCGTAATCACCACAGAACACGCCTTGTCTGCCCTGATGGGCTTGCAGATTGACAATGTATTGATTGAAATTAACAACGAAGAAGTACCCATTTTAGACGGCAGCGCACAACCGTTCATAAATGCCTTGACCGAGGCAGGCACGGTGGTTCAGGAGACAGAGCGCAGGTTTCTTATGTTGGATGAGCCTTTCCATTTCACCTACCCCCCCACCGGCAGCGAATATGTCGCACTTCCATCTACCGAACTGCAGATGACCACCCTGATTGATTTTAACCAACCGGTCATCGGTAAACAATACGCTGCGATGAATAGTATCGGAGAATTTGCATCGCAAATTGCCCCCGCGCGTACTTTTTGTTTCCTGAGCGAAGTGGAAACTCTGATGCAAAACAACCTGATTAAAGGCGGCAGTTTAGATAACGCCATTGTATATGCCGACCTCACTCCCTCGGATGAGATGCTTCAAAAATTAGCCGTTCTGACAGGTTTCGACAACCTTAAAGTTCAAAAAGAAGGGTATCTGAACAATGTGGAACTGAACTTTAACAATGAAGCCGCACGTCATAAACTGTTAGATGTTGTGGGTGATTTGGCTTTGTTGGGTTCGCCTCTTAAAGCCCGTGTTTTCAACACAAAACCCGGTCATGCCGCCAATATTGCATTCGTCAAAGAATTAAAAAAATATTTCAGAAAAAAATCTCAGGAAACAGCCCCGGCTTACGACCCCAATCAAACCCCGTTGTATGATGTAACTGCCGTACAAAAGTTACTGCCACATCGCCCCCCGTTTTTGCTGATTGACAAAATTATGCTCCTGACCAAAGAACGGGTAATCGGGGTGAAAAATGTAACCATCAACGAGCCTTTTTTTACCGGACATTTTCCCGGACAACCCGTTATGCCCGGCGTGCTGATTGTCGAAGCTATGGCACAGGCGGGCGGTGCTTTGGTGATGCAGTCCGTACCCGACCCCGAAAACTATCTGACTTTTTTCCTGAAAATAGATAATGTTCGTTTCAGAAAACCGGTTGTTCCGGGCGATACACTTATCTTTGAATTAAAATTACTTGCCGATATCCGAAGAGGCATTGCCGAAATGGACGGATTTGCTTATGTAGGCAATAAATTGGTTACCGAAGCCCGGTTGGTAGCTCAAATCTCAAAACGCAAAAATGCTTGA
- a CDS encoding PglZ domain-containing protein: MSKNIKILWADDEIDNLKPQILFLQKKGYEITAVTNGYDAIEKSKDESFDVVFLDESMPGISGLETLSEIKLANTNLPVVMITKNEAEHIMEEAIGSQISDYLIKPVNPNQILLTLKKIIDNKRLVSEGTTSRYQRAFSGIFSNIQMSDDYHTWVEVYKNLIYWELELDKSKTEEMQEVFQMQKTEANNGFCKFVVRNYFNWIQNRPSKEEMPTMSHTLMRDKIFPHIDPEIPNFMILIDNLRFDQWKEIQPILSEVFKFVEEDAYYSILPTSTHYARNAIFAGMLPFDIARRFPSQWKNDADEGGKNLFEEMFLADQLDRLNLFYKTSYTKITSNQDAKVMTENIHNMLGNQLNVIVYNFMDMLSHARTEMEMLKELANDEAAYRSITRSWFIHSPLWQALRRLEGKKINLFITTDHGSIRVRRPSKVIGDRNTTTNLRYKHGKNLNYDPKDVFEVVNPRQAMLPQPNVSSSFIFAKEDMFFVYPNNYNHFVNYYKDTFQHGGLSLEEVIIPIARFTSK; the protein is encoded by the coding sequence ATGTCAAAAAACATCAAAATTCTTTGGGCAGACGATGAAATAGACAACCTGAAACCTCAGATTTTATTTCTTCAGAAAAAGGGATATGAAATAACGGCAGTAACAAACGGCTACGATGCCATCGAAAAAAGTAAAGACGAATCCTTTGATGTTGTTTTTTTAGACGAATCAATGCCGGGCATTTCCGGTCTTGAAACCTTGTCTGAAATAAAGCTCGCCAACACCAATTTGCCGGTGGTGATGATTACCAAAAACGAAGCCGAGCATATTATGGAAGAAGCCATCGGTTCGCAGATTTCCGATTATCTGATTAAACCGGTCAATCCCAATCAGATTTTACTGACCCTTAAAAAGATTATAGACAACAAAAGGTTGGTGAGCGAAGGGACAACCTCTCGCTATCAACGCGCTTTTTCGGGAATATTCAGCAATATTCAGATGAGTGATGATTACCACACCTGGGTAGAGGTATATAAAAATCTGATTTATTGGGAATTGGAATTAGACAAATCGAAAACCGAAGAAATGCAGGAGGTTTTCCAGATGCAAAAAACGGAAGCCAACAATGGTTTTTGCAAGTTTGTGGTTCGCAATTATTTCAATTGGATTCAAAACCGCCCGTCAAAAGAAGAAATGCCCACGATGTCGCATACTTTGATGCGTGACAAAATCTTTCCTCATATTGACCCCGAGATTCCCAATTTTATGATCTTGATTGACAATCTGCGCTTCGATCAATGGAAAGAGATTCAGCCTATTTTGTCAGAGGTGTTTAAGTTTGTGGAAGAAGATGCCTATTACAGTATTCTGCCAACATCCACCCATTATGCCCGCAATGCGATTTTTGCAGGGATGTTGCCGTTTGATATTGCCCGCCGGTTTCCAAGCCAATGGAAAAACGATGCAGACGAAGGGGGTAAAAACTTGTTTGAAGAGATGTTTCTGGCAGATCAGTTGGACAGGTTGAATCTGTTCTATAAAACCAGTTATACCAAGATTACCAGCAATCAGGATGCTAAGGTGATGACGGAAAACATTCACAATATGCTGGGCAATCAGTTGAATGTTATTGTGTATAATTTTATGGATATGCTTTCACATGCCCGAACCGAAATGGAGATGTTGAAAGAGCTGGCAAACGACGAAGCGGCATACCGCTCAATTACCCGTTCCTGGTTTATACATTCGCCGCTGTGGCAGGCTTTGCGCAGATTGGAAGGCAAAAAAATCAACCTGTTTATTACCACCGACCATGGAAGTATTCGGGTTCGCCGCCCCAGTAAGGTTATTGGCGACCGCAACACGACCACCAATCTCAGGTATAAACACGGTAAAAACCTGAATTATGACCCCAAAGATGTGTTTGAAGTAGTCAATCCCCGACAGGCTATGTTGCCACAGCCAAATGTCAGTTCGTCTTTTATTTTTGCCAAAGAAGATATGTTCTTTGTTTATCCGAACAATTACAATCACTTTGTCAATTACTATAAAGACACCTTTCAGCACGGGGGTTTATCGCTCGAAGAAGTCATTATCCCCATTGCCAGGTTTACTTCTAAATAA
- the tsaE gene encoding tRNA (adenosine(37)-N6)-threonylcarbamoyltransferase complex ATPase subunit type 1 TsaE: MTLTVKTISELPVTAEQLLGSFGNYRIFAFSGEMGVGKTTFIKEICRKLGSSDLVNSPTYSLANEYKGKTVIYHLDLYRLKNLEEALDIGILDYLNSGAYCLIEWPEIIEPLLDNSCVWVQLEKDEQNYRTITIRQHE, translated from the coding sequence ATGACCCTGACGGTTAAAACTATATCCGAATTGCCGGTTACTGCCGAACAGCTATTGGGTAGTTTCGGTAATTATCGTATTTTTGCATTTAGCGGAGAAATGGGAGTTGGTAAAACCACCTTTATCAAAGAGATTTGCAGGAAGCTGGGCAGTTCCGATTTGGTGAACAGTCCTACTTATTCTCTGGCAAATGAATATAAGGGGAAAACAGTGATTTATCACCTCGATCTTTACCGTTTAAAGAATCTGGAAGAGGCCTTAGACATCGGTATTCTCGATTACCTGAACAGCGGGGCTTATTGCCTGATTGAATGGCCGGAAATCATCGAACCCCTTTTGGACAATTCTTGTGTTTGGGTTCAGCTCGAAAAGGACGAACAAAATTACAGAACAATCACTATTCGGCAACATGAATGA
- a CDS encoding alanine dehydrogenase, with protein sequence MNEQNPVYSSFGTQYGVIPQEALLTTQVKKSKLFIGIPRERSFQENRVPLTPEAVELLVNRGHRVLIEAGAGEKSFFYDREFSEAGAEIAYDVRQVFEADIILKSAPITEDQIDLLQVQQTVFSPIHLPTLKDEILYRLIHKKVTALAYEYIKDESGSFPIVRALSEIAGNAAILIGAEYLSNLNNGPGILMGGISGVPPARVVILGAGVVGEFAVRAALGLGAEVRVFDNNIYKLMRLQNNVNVRVYTSVINPLTLQQELSKADLAVGAIHSEKGETPIIVTESMVQKMKPGSVIVDVSIDQGGCFETSEITSHDKPVFLKHDVIHYCVPNIASRVSKTSSLALSHVLTPMLLKTHEFGGFENLMRNSSGVRNGAYIYKGHLTNQHMSERFNIRYTDLNLLIASTL encoded by the coding sequence ATGAATGAGCAAAATCCGGTTTATTCTTCCTTTGGAACACAATATGGTGTTATTCCGCAAGAAGCATTGCTCACTACTCAGGTAAAAAAAAGCAAACTGTTTATCGGAATTCCAAGAGAGCGTTCTTTTCAGGAAAACCGAGTTCCGTTAACTCCCGAAGCGGTGGAGTTGTTGGTCAACCGGGGACACCGTGTTTTGATTGAGGCTGGGGCAGGTGAAAAATCTTTTTTTTATGACCGTGAATTTTCGGAAGCGGGGGCAGAGATAGCCTACGATGTCAGACAGGTCTTTGAGGCAGACATTATTCTCAAATCGGCACCTATTACCGAAGATCAGATTGATCTGCTACAAGTTCAGCAAACGGTTTTTTCACCCATTCACTTGCCCACATTAAAAGACGAGATCCTTTACCGACTGATTCACAAAAAAGTTACTGCCCTTGCTTATGAATACATCAAAGACGAGAGCGGCAGCTTTCCGATTGTCAGAGCTCTCAGTGAAATTGCGGGTAATGCTGCAATTCTGATAGGAGCTGAATATTTAAGTAATTTAAACAACGGCCCCGGTATTTTAATGGGAGGGATATCGGGGGTTCCTCCTGCACGGGTGGTGATCCTTGGTGCCGGCGTTGTCGGCGAATTTGCGGTTCGTGCTGCCTTGGGTCTCGGTGCCGAAGTCCGGGTTTTTGACAACAATATTTATAAACTGATGAGACTGCAAAACAACGTCAATGTCCGGGTATATACCTCCGTAATCAACCCTTTGACGCTGCAACAGGAACTGTCGAAAGCCGACCTTGCGGTGGGTGCCATACATTCGGAAAAAGGGGAAACGCCGATTATCGTTACCGAGAGTATGGTTCAAAAAATGAAACCCGGTTCAGTGATAGTGGATGTCAGTATTGACCAGGGCGGATGTTTTGAAACCTCTGAGATTACCTCACATGACAAACCGGTATTTCTGAAACACGATGTGATACATTATTGCGTACCGAACATTGCTTCGAGGGTGTCTAAAACCTCCTCATTAGCCCTCAGCCATGTTCTGACCCCGATGTTGCTCAAAACCCATGAGTTTGGAGGGTTTGAAAACCTGATGCGCAACAGCAGCGGTGTCAGAAACGGGGCTTATATTTATAAAGGACATCTCACAAATCAGCACATGAGCGAGCGTTTTAACATCCGATATACCGATTTGAACCTATTGATAGCCTCTACTTTGTAA
- the lpxA gene encoding acyl-ACP--UDP-N-acetylglucosamine O-acyltransferase: MDKTGTQPDVSPLAHVHPGAKIGSNTIILPFSYIEADVEIGNNCKIGPNATILNGTRLGDNCQVFPGAVLGAIPQDLKFVGEYTTAEIGNNTTIRECVTINRGTAYAGKTVVGNNCLLMAYVHIAHDCLLGDNVILANSTNLAGHVMIDEFAILEGFVGVQQFVHIGAHSFVAATSFVRKNVPPFVKAAREPLSYAGVNSVGLTRRGYSALTIRHIQNIYRYIFVMGYSLHNALNMVENHVENTPETQQILNFIRNSTKGIIKGLEKTAQPNETEDV, from the coding sequence ATGGACAAAACCGGCACTCAACCTGATGTTTCCCCCTTAGCTCATGTTCATCCGGGAGCTAAAATCGGAAGCAACACCATTATCTTACCATTTTCCTACATCGAGGCTGACGTTGAGATTGGCAACAACTGCAAAATAGGACCTAACGCTACCATTTTGAATGGTACCCGACTTGGCGACAATTGTCAGGTTTTTCCCGGAGCAGTCCTTGGCGCAATTCCCCAAGACCTGAAATTCGTTGGAGAATATACCACTGCCGAAATCGGCAACAACACCACCATCCGCGAATGTGTTACCATTAACCGCGGAACAGCCTATGCCGGAAAAACAGTAGTCGGCAACAACTGCCTCCTGATGGCCTATGTTCATATCGCTCACGATTGTTTGTTGGGCGATAATGTGATTTTAGCAAACAGCACCAATCTCGCAGGGCATGTAATGATTGACGAATTTGCCATCTTAGAAGGCTTTGTAGGTGTTCAGCAGTTTGTCCATATCGGCGCACATAGTTTTGTAGCTGCAACCTCTTTTGTACGGAAAAACGTACCCCCATTCGTAAAAGCAGCAAGAGAGCCTTTATCCTATGCAGGAGTAAATTCGGTAGGGCTGACAAGGCGGGGGTACAGCGCATTAACCATCCGGCACATTCAAAACATCTACCGGTATATCTTTGTGATGGGATATTCGTTACATAACGCTTTGAATATGGTAGAAAATCATGTTGAAAACACCCCTGAAACACAACAGATCCTGAACTTCATAAGAAATTCAACCAAAGGAATCATCAAAGGACTGGAAAAAACAGCACAGCCAAACGAAACCGAAGATGTTTAA